One genomic segment of Coffea arabica cultivar ET-39 chromosome 6e, Coffea Arabica ET-39 HiFi, whole genome shotgun sequence includes these proteins:
- the LOC113696266 gene encoding CASP-like protein 5B2 has protein sequence MKELIGSPGTVCGLLLRIGQCIFGAASIGVMVSAYGFSNYTAFCYLIASMGLQVLWSLGLACLDVYALRIKRDLRNPVLVSLFVVGDWVTATLSLAAACSSAGIAVLYAKDLKYCKGPMQPSCSKFELSIVLSFITWCLIAVSSHVMFWILASV, from the exons atgaaggagttGATAGGGAGTCCGGGGACTGTTTGTGGGTTGTTATTAAGGATAGGGCAATGTATATTTGGAGCTGCATCCATTGGAGTTATGGTCTCTGCTTATGGGTTTTCCAACTACACTGCGTTCTG CTATTTGATTGCATCGATGGGGCTTCAAGTTTTGTGGAGCCTTGGACTAGCATGTCTTGATGTCTATGCTTTGAGGATAAAGAGAGACCTTCGAAATCCTGTTTTAGTGAGCCTGTTCGTTGTTGGCGATTGG GTGACAGCTACTCTATCACTTGCAGCAGCATGCTCATCAGCTGGGATAGCAGTTTTGTATGCCAAAGACTTGAAATACTGTAAGGGCCCAATGCAACCTTCCTGTAGCAAATTTGAACTCTCCATTGTTCTGTCTTTCATCACTTGGTGTCTGATCGCTGTATCTTCTCATGTAATGTTCTGGATACTAGCCTCAGTTTAG
- the LOC113696267 gene encoding uncharacterized protein: MEGLIPLVYRAIMQYKNGQQGMMGSWMNESPSASYTRLPGDSGRFQMPDIQLFRPDCAFPASASSPSSSATKRMLSAAVQSPGCHLTPRRAVK, translated from the coding sequence ATGGAGGGCTTAATTCCACTGGTATACAGAGCTATAATGCAGTACAAGAATGGCCAACAAGGGATGATGGGTTCATGGATGAATGAATCACCTTCTGCTTCCTACACGAGATTGCCAGGTGATTCGGGCCGCTTCCAAATGCCTGATATTCAGCTTTTCAGACCAGACTGTGCCTTCCCCGCCTCCGCGTCATCACCTTCTTCCTCTGCCACCAAAAGAATGCTCTCCGCCGCTGTTCAATCACCTGGCTGTCATCTGACTCCCCGCCGTGCCGTCAAGTGA
- the LOC113695663 gene encoding transcription factor EMB1444 isoform X2, whose amino-acid sequence MGSTSLRQFLQSLCCNSPWDYAVFWKFQEHQNEMLLVWDEGLFDFSRPMDPMEGMMSSFSLNSSYERLTSACVSGTQNGSLSDCPIAVAMAEMSNTYYVVGKGLVGEAAYTECPSWIFVDNFMAGGLSSNVVSEYPEELLHQFVAGVKTMLLVPLIPHGVLQLGSLDVVQEDAGLVVHVKNKFCGQQLAACFSPFRAVRISPVQPTDLMSSYMENLGESCMGICEIDEDHKVLGNFGMEGQHMTATNQLMSMFQDSHQIFSEDMTKIIGKETKSKINMDSVNLIDVAEPFNHEIWENSELEVVKNLFGSSCLDEELACLSNFSGYSTSNLGNPVDKIMQSYSNNGIVESSFRVNNCQNESYESGSQNLKFPSDCELHKALGQILLNHRDLNLSDDSAAASSIFKEDIINIDAPSACKYGTSYLNKTEHLMHAVIPKTNSISGDNSSNRESCSGESIMSSFMRLGSRQVEQGALTEDNQVKLSCVTSAFSRDKNSALKVSSSASSFGCMINALLEERPKKNGNVPIRSTKGSKFTDANKQRARSGENQKPRPRDRQLIQDRIKELRELVPNGTKCSIDGLLDRTIKHMQFLARVTDQADKIGKHVVKKLF is encoded by the exons ATGGGGTCAACTTCTTTGAGGCAGTTCCTGCAGAGTCTTTGCTGCAATTCTCCCTGGGACTATGCGGTTTTTTGGAAGTTTCAGGAGCATCAAAATGAAAT GCTTCTGGTATGGGATGAAGGACTATTTGACTTTTCAAGACCAATGGATCCCATGGAAGGCATGATGAGTTCTTTTTCTTTGAACAGCTCATATGAGAGGTTAACCTCAGCTTGTGTATCTGGTACACAAAATGGAAGTTTAAGTGACTGTCCAATTGCAGTTGCAATGGCTGAAATGTCAAATACTTATTATGTAGTCGGAAAGGG GCTTGTAGGTGAAGCGGCATATACAGAGTGCCCAAGCTGGATTTTTGTTGATAACTTTATGGCTGGTGGATTGAGCTCTAATGTGGTTTCAGAG TATCCGGAGGAGTTGCTTCATCAATTTGTTGCAGGTGTAAAG ACTATGTTGCTAGTGCCTTTAATTCCACATGGAGTATTACAACTTGGGTCACTGGATGTG GTACAAGAAGATGCAGGACTGGTGGTCCATGTGAAAAACAAATTTTGTGGTCAACAACTTGCAGCATGCTTTTCACCTTTTAGGGCGGTTAGAATTTCTCCAGTTCAACCAACAGATCTGATGTCTAGTTACATGGAGAATTTAGGTGAATCTTGCATGGGCATCTGTGAGATTGATGAAGATCATAAGGTTTTGGGCAATTTTGGTATGGAAGGCCAGCACATGACAGCTACAAATCAACTCATGTCCATGTTCCAAGATTCACATCAGATCTTCAGTGAAGATATGACAAAAATAATTGGCAAGGAAACCAAAAGTAAAATTAACATGGACTCAGTCAATCTAATTGATGTTGCAGAGCCGTTCAACCATGAAATATGGGAAAATAGTGAATTAGAGGTGGTAAAGAATCTCTTTGGATCTTCTTGTCTTGATGAAGAATTAGCATGCTTATCTAACTTTAGCGGCTACAGTACAAGCAATCTGGGTAACCCTGTTGATAAGATTATGCAATCTTACTCAAATAATGGTATAGTGGAATCTTCATTCAGGGTGAATAATTGTCAGAATGAAAGCTATGAAAGTGgaagccaaaatttgaaatttcccTCCGACTGTGAACTGCACAAAGCACTTGGTCAAATCCTACTGAACCATAGGGATCTGAATTTGTCAGATGATAGTGCAGCTGCAAGCTCTATTTTCAAAGAAGATATTATCAACATCGATGCCCCTTCAGCTTGCAAATATGGTACAAGCTATCTAAACAAGACAGAGCATCTCATGCATGCCGTTATTCCTAAGACGAATAGCATCTCAGGTGATAATTCATCTAATAGGGAATCATGTTCTGGAGAATCAATTATGTCATCCTTCATGAGATTAGGTTCTAGACAGGTGGAACAAGGTGCCTTGACAGAAGACAATCAAGTTAAATTGAGTTGTGTGACCTCAGCTTTCAGTAGGGACAAGAATTCTGCACTGAAAGTGTCATCTTCAGCATCTTCATTTGGGTGCATGATAAATGCATTGCTTGAAGAACGACCTAAGAAAAATGGGAATGTTCCCATCCGCTCCACAAAAGGCTCAAAGTTTACTGATGCAAACAAACAGAGAGCACGATCTGGTGAGAATCAGAAACCTAGACCAAGAGATAGGCAGCTGATTCAAGATCGGATCAAAGAGTTGCGTGAACTTGTCCCAAATGGAACAAAA TGTAGCATTGATGGTCTCCTGGATAGGACCATTAAGCACATGCAATTCTTGGCTCGCGTAACTGATCAGGCAGATAAAATAGGGAAGCACGTTGTGAAGAAG CTGTTTTGA
- the LOC113695663 gene encoding transcription factor LHW isoform X1, with translation MGSTSLRQFLQSLCCNSPWDYAVFWKFQEHQNEMLLVWDEGLFDFSRPMDPMEGMMSSFSLNSSYERLTSACVSGTQNGSLSDCPIAVAMAEMSNTYYVVGKGLVGEAAYTECPSWIFVDNFMAGGLSSNVVSEYPEELLHQFVAGVKTMLLVPLIPHGVLQLGSLDVVQEDAGLVVHVKNKFCGQQLAACFSPFRAVRISPVQPTDLMSSYMENLGESCMGICEIDEDHKVLGNFGMEGQHMTATNQLMSMFQDSHQIFSEDMTKIIGKETKSKINMDSVNLIDVAEPFNHEIWENSELEVVKNLFGSSCLDEELACLSNFSGYSTSNLGNPVDKIMQSYSNNGIVESSFRVNNCQNESYESGSQNLKFPSDCELHKALGQILLNHRDLNLSDDSAAASSIFKEDIINIDAPSACKYGTSYLNKTEHLMHAVIPKTNSISGDNSSNRESCSGESIMSSFMRLGSRQVEQGALTEDNQVKLSCVTSAFSRDKNSALKVSSSASSFGCMINALLEERPKKNGNVPIRSTKGSKFTDANKQRARSGENQKPRPRDRQLIQDRIKELRELVPNGTKCSIDGLLDRTIKHMQFLARVTDQADKIGKHVVKKAWNQKDIKLPKVESNTQDGASWALEFENEQQTCPIIVKDLECPGHMLIEMLCNDHGRFLEIADVIHRLELTILKGAMEKRPDESAWAHFIVEASESFHRLDIFWPLMQLLQQNRTQISSKI, from the exons ATGGGGTCAACTTCTTTGAGGCAGTTCCTGCAGAGTCTTTGCTGCAATTCTCCCTGGGACTATGCGGTTTTTTGGAAGTTTCAGGAGCATCAAAATGAAAT GCTTCTGGTATGGGATGAAGGACTATTTGACTTTTCAAGACCAATGGATCCCATGGAAGGCATGATGAGTTCTTTTTCTTTGAACAGCTCATATGAGAGGTTAACCTCAGCTTGTGTATCTGGTACACAAAATGGAAGTTTAAGTGACTGTCCAATTGCAGTTGCAATGGCTGAAATGTCAAATACTTATTATGTAGTCGGAAAGGG GCTTGTAGGTGAAGCGGCATATACAGAGTGCCCAAGCTGGATTTTTGTTGATAACTTTATGGCTGGTGGATTGAGCTCTAATGTGGTTTCAGAG TATCCGGAGGAGTTGCTTCATCAATTTGTTGCAGGTGTAAAG ACTATGTTGCTAGTGCCTTTAATTCCACATGGAGTATTACAACTTGGGTCACTGGATGTG GTACAAGAAGATGCAGGACTGGTGGTCCATGTGAAAAACAAATTTTGTGGTCAACAACTTGCAGCATGCTTTTCACCTTTTAGGGCGGTTAGAATTTCTCCAGTTCAACCAACAGATCTGATGTCTAGTTACATGGAGAATTTAGGTGAATCTTGCATGGGCATCTGTGAGATTGATGAAGATCATAAGGTTTTGGGCAATTTTGGTATGGAAGGCCAGCACATGACAGCTACAAATCAACTCATGTCCATGTTCCAAGATTCACATCAGATCTTCAGTGAAGATATGACAAAAATAATTGGCAAGGAAACCAAAAGTAAAATTAACATGGACTCAGTCAATCTAATTGATGTTGCAGAGCCGTTCAACCATGAAATATGGGAAAATAGTGAATTAGAGGTGGTAAAGAATCTCTTTGGATCTTCTTGTCTTGATGAAGAATTAGCATGCTTATCTAACTTTAGCGGCTACAGTACAAGCAATCTGGGTAACCCTGTTGATAAGATTATGCAATCTTACTCAAATAATGGTATAGTGGAATCTTCATTCAGGGTGAATAATTGTCAGAATGAAAGCTATGAAAGTGgaagccaaaatttgaaatttcccTCCGACTGTGAACTGCACAAAGCACTTGGTCAAATCCTACTGAACCATAGGGATCTGAATTTGTCAGATGATAGTGCAGCTGCAAGCTCTATTTTCAAAGAAGATATTATCAACATCGATGCCCCTTCAGCTTGCAAATATGGTACAAGCTATCTAAACAAGACAGAGCATCTCATGCATGCCGTTATTCCTAAGACGAATAGCATCTCAGGTGATAATTCATCTAATAGGGAATCATGTTCTGGAGAATCAATTATGTCATCCTTCATGAGATTAGGTTCTAGACAGGTGGAACAAGGTGCCTTGACAGAAGACAATCAAGTTAAATTGAGTTGTGTGACCTCAGCTTTCAGTAGGGACAAGAATTCTGCACTGAAAGTGTCATCTTCAGCATCTTCATTTGGGTGCATGATAAATGCATTGCTTGAAGAACGACCTAAGAAAAATGGGAATGTTCCCATCCGCTCCACAAAAGGCTCAAAGTTTACTGATGCAAACAAACAGAGAGCACGATCTGGTGAGAATCAGAAACCTAGACCAAGAGATAGGCAGCTGATTCAAGATCGGATCAAAGAGTTGCGTGAACTTGTCCCAAATGGAACAAAA TGTAGCATTGATGGTCTCCTGGATAGGACCATTAAGCACATGCAATTCTTGGCTCGCGTAACTGATCAGGCAGATAAAATAGGGAAGCACGTTGTGAAGAAG GCATGGAATCAGAAGGATATAAAATTACCCAAAGTTGAGAGCAACACACAAGATGGGGCAAGTTGGGCTCTGGAATTTGAAAATGAGCAACAAACTTGCCCTATAATTGTGAAAGATCTCGAATGCCCAGGGCACATGCTTATAGAG ATGCTCTGCAATGACCACGGCCGCTTTCTAGAAATTGCTGATGTTATTCATCGTTTGGAATTGACTATCTTGAAGGGTGCCATGGAAAAGCGGCCCGATGAAAGTGCCTGGGCTCACTTCATTGTCGAG GCCTCAGAGAGCTTCCACCGGCTAGATATTTTCTGGCCTTTGATGCAGCTCTTGCAGCAAAACCGTACCCAAATTTCCAGCAAGATATAA